AGCCAGAAGATCTGTCAACTTGGACAGCAGCAAAAGCAAAAGGAGTATGCAAGCATAGAGATACAAGGGCTCTACTCTTCATCCAAGGGGTAAGTAAAACTATTTTTCCTAGAATTTCGGGtgcaaaaaaatctaaagaagcatttgaaattttgaaaaagcaaTTTAGTGGTcataataaagtaatttttattaaactataaaatttttggagagaatttgataatttgcaaatgaaagaaaatgaaactgTGCAGgaatttttccctaaaatttcagttataataaatcaaattagaaGGTATGGAGATAATATAAATGAtcaaaaaattgtagaaaaaatattaagaagTTTGTCAATAAAAATTGAGCATGTGATTGTTGCAGTTGAGGAAGCCAAAAGGCTTATCAAATCTTACAATAGATGAGCTTTGTGGATCCCTTGAAGCAAATGAAAAAACGATGGGCAGATTTTCTACCAATCTTCTAAACAAGCATttcaatctaaagaaaaaattactgacaatgaaaatacaaaaaagaaaccagaaaataaagacacagCTCCTCCCAACAAGGAATCTGACCGGAGGATgtggaaaacaaaattttagaggtTGAGGCATTTAAAAAAGgaacaagaaaataaagctAGCATCTCCTCCCAGTAGAGGAATCAAATTGGAGGGGGACatcgaaaacaaaattttagaggtTGACGCAgaggaaaaagaattttttctaGCCAAAGAAATTCTCCTAGAAACTTTGACTCTCAATGCATTATCTGTACAAAAATCTGGTCATGAGtccaaaaattgtaattttcgATGCCCTAAATGTAAAATTCCGAACCACTCTCAAAGAGACTTCtggtataaagaaataaaagaagaaaatgaagccAACATCACTAAGGAAATTGAAGATACACAAGTATTTTTCTCGTGTATGTCTGTACAACAAGAATCGAAAAGTACATGCTATCTAAATAGTACTTGCAATAATTATTTGACCAGATGTAAAGAATTTTTTGTGAGTCTGGATGCAGACTACACATCCACAGTAAAACTTGGAGGTGGCAAATTTCATGCATCAAAGGAAAAGGTGTAATTGATGTTGAATCAAAAGGAAGTAACTTTAAACTTATCTACAATGTGCATTATGTTCCTGGATTAGCTGCAAATCTAAAAGggattaaggattatgttttggggcaaaattaattttgaaataatattatgtccacaacatttttataataaattttatgcaaaaaaccGTTATTagtaggtaattttttttattagtattaagttcaaattaaaatcagtaacaACCTTACTACattgaatttattgtaaaattattataaaaatattgtgactatagtattatttttatttttgttgaacccaaatttttgtaattctcgagTCAAGGTCCCTGGCTTGCATGTGAATCCACTAATAGAgtcaatcaaatgttatttactattcaatccataaatttactttttagacataattttaaattacaaaaatttaaacatttatttaattgatatcataactattgatttatcaaaatttacatttaataaaaatatatatattggatgaagttttagtttagtttagtttttatttatttatttaaggaaaaaagaagttaTTTGCTACCACTTTAGCCAAATTTTGTCATTAAATTTGTTGGGAAATCATAGCTtgtcattcttttcttttttttttaatatatatagtgTCCGACCCAAACCCTATCAGACTTGACCCACTATAAATTCGTTATAAACCCAAAGGGAAAGAAAGATTAGAAGACGCAACCGTTCTAGAAGCAGCAATGGGGAGCGTTAAGCCGGAGAAGAGCCGCTCtctcaaaaaccctaaaaataagCGAAAGAAACCCCTCGCCCCAACCAACCTTAACAACAAGAAAAAGTCCAAGAAACCCCGAATCCAAAACCCcgaaaccaacaacaacaacaacaatgaaatCATCCAAAAGGTACAACAACCAGCATCAGCTTCTGAGCAGCTTAGTTGTTTCCTCAACCAGTTCCAATCCGCCAATGGGGTCCAGCTTTCTTCTCTCGAATTAGAATCCCTCAAAGGTACTACTACTTTTCATTACTCTCCGTTTGGTTGTTCAACAAAACccaatactaaaaaaaatgatttttattttttttatttatttttaattaaatagataCTTGCATTGTGGAGTTATCTCAAGACACGGACCAGGATGTTGAAAACTTGGGGAAACATATGAAGGCAGCGTTTGGGGCATCATGGAAAGAAGTGCTTTGTGGAAAACAGGTTTTGGAAGGGAAAGTAGATCCTGGGAGTCCAGCACTTCTTGTCGTTAGTTCATCTGCCTTAAGAGCAATAGAACTCCTaaggtttctttctttctttacttttttgaGCTAATTCTCATAGTGTATATATTGCCACTGCCGCATTTATAAATCTCACTGaccattttgttcatttttggtACTTAAAGGGGTTTTCGCACGCTGACTAAAGATTGCCATGCCATAAAGCTGTTTTCGAAGCACATGAAGGTTGAGGAGCAGGTACTTTTTCCCTCTGATGCTAGTTTTAATTTGGGAATACATATATTATTGCTCGATTttaattgttgaattttaaAAGTGATTGTTTTTAGTCACTTAGATGATGTGGCCTAACTAAAAATTGACATGTGATCATTCCATAGGGACTAAGATTGCTCTCCTTTTCAATTTAATTGTGGTAAACTGGTAATGCAACTTTTGCTTGTGTGGATATGGGGAGGTTTGTATATATTCGATGGATACACGAGGTTAAGATTCAGCAAATGGAATATTGGAGTTAATGCCAAACAAGGAGAGAGTGAAAGGAAGTTGTTTGAGAATTTTGTAATATATGATGTGCCAAAATGGTGTGGTTTGGATTCATTGTTCCGGTTCAAGGTACAATAAGGATTAGGGAAGCCTAGTACGATTTAGATTAAGGCGTTGAGTAAGTGCCTGACGAAGTCTCTGTGAATCTCATCTAGTTATTGATAATGTGTCTATTAATTACCTGATGAAGTTTTAGTTTCTATAATATCTCGGTTGACTTTGAAAGAAGCAGGAAGAAGTAGCATTATTTAAGATGGAAAAGGATGTTCGAGATTTTAGTGTAGAAAAAGGCGAAAGGCAATATTTGTCTAAGTGAAGCAAGGCCTCAAATTCTAAATATAGTTATTATACTAAGAATGAATTCAAATCATACGTGTCTAATACCCTggaattttatattaaagtCTTTGTGGCTCTACAAATGTGTGCtacatgagaaaaaattaatcaacAATAAGCTTTACAACAAGCTAGGCACAGTTTGAATTGATGCTGGAGTGCTCTTGCACATGTTAATGTTATGAGcttattttcattgtttaatTGAGATAGGTTGTTGCCTTTTCTCACAGTTATGAGCTCCGAAATTTTCTTCATCTACTCTCCCTCTCACGGTATGGatacatttttcacaatttccTCCAACAgactttcaataaaaatttcaatcaaaGCATTGTTGATGCAATTGTAACCATAATCTTTTTCACtgattattatttaattatatttttcatattagtgcttttttttttttggattggttAGTTACACACCCacccaatgggtcttgaaccctcgacctcaccctccacctacCATCCAACACTTGTAAGGGGAGGAAGTGACAATTGTGCTGGAGCTCACtgtcaatttttttccccccatattttatatttcacgTCTTAGTGACCTTTGTTAGGCATCCATCTGTGGTGAGATGACTGGATTTAGTGGTTTTATTGGGCTTTGGGAAATGATGCCAAAACTTAAAGAGTGACTGAAGCATAAGCTCTGCTGAATATTATTTGCACGTCAGTCTGATCCCAAATTCTCTGTGGTTCTTTTATATtgatatacatacatatatatttttattttttctgataATCTTTTGTGAATAGTGACAAGATTGGTAGTCTCTTCTATGTTCTTGTTTGTGTTAATGGGTTGTTGTGGTAAACTTACATCATTTGACTTTTGTAATTTGTTGTTTATTTCGGACTTTGGGAAGTGATGAGAAGATAAACACTGATTGGAAAAGTCACCAGCAATGCTGAAATTATTCATTTGCACGTCAGTCTGATCCCAGGTTTCAATGTTTATGACTTATCTATTCCATATTAGTGTCtatttttgtactttacttCTTAGCGACATTTGTTAGCTATTCGACTATCTGTGGTGAGATGACTGGATTTAGTGTTTCTATTGGAGTTTGGGAAATGatgccaaaaccaaaaaattgtgaCTGAGGTGTAAGCTCTGCTGAATATTATTTGcacatcagtctaatcccataTTCACTGTGGTTCTTTTATAGTTATAGacacatatttttcattttttctgatAATCTAATGTGAACAAGGACATACCCGTTCTCTCTTTTATGCATTTGTTTGTGTTAATGGGTTGTGATGAAATTACATTATCTCATTTTTGTAATGTGTAGCTTATTGTGGACTTTGGGAAATGATGATAACATAAAAACTGATTGGAAAAGTCACCAACAATGCTGAAATTATTCATTTGCACGTCAGTCTGATCCCAGGTTTCATTGATTATGACTTATCTATTCCATGTTAGTGTCTATCTTTTACATTTTACTTCCTAGTGACATTTATTAGCTATCCAACTATCAGTGGTGAGATGACCGGATTCAGTGTTTTTATTGGAGTTTGGGAAATGatgccaaaaccaaaaaattttgaCTGAGGCGTAAGCTCTGCTGAATATCATTTGCACGTCAGTCTGATCCCATATTTTCTGTGgttcttttatatatacatgtttATTTTGAGGAACTTTTATAGTTATAGAcacatttttggttttttctgaTAATCTATTGTGAACAATGACAAGACCCGTACTCTCTtctatgtgtttgtttgtgttaaTGGGTTGTTGTGATAAAATTACATTATCTCATTTTTGTAATGTGTAGCTTATTGTGGACTTTGGGAAATGATGATAACATAAAAACTGATTGGAAAAGTCACCAGCAATGCtgaaattattaatttgcaCGTCAGTCTGATCCCAGGTTTTATCGGTTATGACTAATCTATTCCATATTAGTGtctatttaatatattttacttCTTAGTGACATTTGTTAGCTATCCAACTATCCATGGTGAGATGACTGGATTTAGTGTTTTTATTGGAGTTTGGGAAATGatgccaaaaccaaaaaattgtgaCTGAGGCATAAGCTCTGCTGAATATTATTTGCACGTCAGTCTGATCCCATATTCTCTGTGGTTCTTTTATAGTTATAGACacatatttttggttttttctgataatttattgtgaacaaTGATACGACCCATACTCTCTTCTATGTGTTTGTTCGTGTTAATGGGTTGTTGTGATAAAATTacattatatcatttttttaatgtctAGCTTATTGTGGACTTTGGGAAATGATGATAACATAAAAACTGATTGGAAAAGTCACCAGCAATGCTGAAATTATTCATTTGCACGTCAGTCTGATCCCTGGTTTCACTGGTTGCTCATCtgaatttttatgttcttaaattCTGTGTGATGCtttgatatttatatatatacatatatttttgttttttctgatCATCTGTTTTGAACAATGACAAGATCCATTCTCTCttctatttgtttatttgtgttAACAAGTGGTTGTGATGAAATTACATAGGcctttaaattacattttaataaATCCTTACTATAATgagaaataacaaaatttataaatcttcttccaaagaaatataaaacaaatatttgGTAGTGTTTTTCAATTCCAACTTTTTCTTCCCCCCCGCCCGATCTCTTAGTTTTTCCCTACAATGGGCATAATTAGATATTGAGATAAAAGCTATCATGAGCTCTCTCCAATATTGGGTCATTTCATGTACCAGTGTACATGCTCCTAGTTGCCTGAGAGATAATAGTATGAGGATCCCATGGTCATAGATTTATTGAATAGTTCAACTGGATTAATTGACACATGCTGGTCAAAGTTAGGAACTCTCTTATTTGACTTCTTTTGATTGACGTAATTATATTACTTTATTATAGCGTGTGATATTTTGAGTGAGTTTTTAGCTAATTTTATTGCAAAGTGTAATGCCTAATGTAGtgcattcttttttctttcctctctcgTTTTGGTGCCTGAATTCTTCACTTGAAGGTAGTTTAAGAGAAGGTCCCTGAGGATACCCTCATggtatttctcaaaaaaaatttgtttggttgttttggCATAGAACTTTTAATGGTTATCTGACATGTCATTCTTGCAAGCTTCtagtttttttagtttgatataatttttccaGTTTATTTAGTCTTTCCCTTCTGCCTATTGTTGGCTGGATTCTTATATTAATGGTTATTATTATTCCTTCTGGGTGATGCAGGTATCCTTGTTAAAGAATCGTGTTAATATTGCTAGTGGTACACCAAGCAGGTTAGTTATTCAAGAATGTTCTTTTCTCAGAGAATCTCAGGCTGTCTGTTGCCTACCACTGCAAGATTGTTGCTGGGCCAAATTCTGCATCTTTTACCTTTCCTGTCTCCAAGCTCATTTCTTTCTAAACTTATTGATTAATTTAGTTCATCATTACTTTTCTTAACAATAACAGGATAAAGAAGCTAATTGACATTGAGGCTTTGGTACTTTCACGGTTAGCAGTGATTCTGCTTGATATACACCCAGATGTTAAGGGCTATTCCTTGTTTACACTTCCACAAGTcaggtttgattttgatttattagTAAATCCATCTCCATCTTGTCATTATGCTTCTATTCCACTATCCTTTTTAATTGTTGCAATGGTTCtctatttctcaatttttctaaTTGGATACTCTATCGAGGTCTCCTTAATAAGGTTTGTTTGATCCctgaaaattgaatttgaaaagTACACTAAAATGTCTTTAAAAGTCAACctactttatttttcttttggtccAATATTAAGGAAGTATATTTTCTCAAAAGCTATGCCCTAATCCACAACTCATGCTTTTTATTCGGCAGAGATGAATTTTGGGACCTGTACAAGAACTATTTTCACCAACGACTACTCGAAGGTGATCTGCGTATTTGTCTCTATGGTCCATTACCAAGTGGCAATGAATTTAAGGGGAAAAAGAGTACTTGAGGGATGATTATGTACAAATTGAGTCATATGTGACGCTAATAtccttttaattttgtttgagCCCAAATGCTTGGCTCCTTTCAAGTTTTGACAACCACCCCCCTCCTTAACAAGTAGCAGAAATATAGAGCACCATGTAGCTTATCTATATAAAAATTAGTTAGTAAAATGAACTATTCACttgtttcttctctcttttcctatTCATGTCACCCACCCTCCACTCCAGTACtttatgttaaatgtgttaTGTTAAAATGAGTTTTAGTTATTGAGTgagaatatattttaatagataaaaACAAGGACCTGCCATCGGCTGTACAAGTTGGGGTATTCAACTAGCCAACACCCCTCCAACTACCAGTTTGGTGTGGTGCATTGACGACGGGGTGTAACGATTGAtagtgagagagggagagaagtgaACATCATTGATGAAGATTGTGGCCGTTCATGGCTAGATCTAGAGAGAAGAGGGAAAAACCTGTACTttacacctaaaaaaaaaaatccactacaTGACTGCTGTGTCAATGCTGGAGACATCAGTAGAAAGTTGGCACGAGAGACCTTTGCTCAACTTTTAAGCCCGACAGTCTTTTTGGGTGAAGATCGGGGCCTTCCATGGCCAAATTTGGTTTTTCTAGTGAAGGAATCTGGTTTTTCTAGTGAAGATTGCAGTCCTTTTAAGGCCAAATGGTGATATGTCATAGCATGCATTAACAACCATATCCAGAGACTTCTTATACTCTTGCTAAGTAAATTAAAGATTTTAGATGAGTAAAATGCCCTTATTTCTTCAATTAAAGAAGCACTTTCACTTTCAAAACTGGTAGACGTGGGCTCATGTCATGATAGGATTCTAACTTATTGTAGCGCTTGTCATTCAGTAGCCTTTCAAAGGCCTAAAAAACTCTTACATAATCTCTCATGCAACCAGTGAAGCATTCGTTCAATTGTTGTAGCAATATTTGCACAAAGACTATGCCTAATGCATAtttcttttctactttttcttatattcatcTACGTAAGCTTTTTACTAGTTCTAGAATTTCTTAAATTGATTAGCTTCTTACAAGTtctaaaatttcttaaatagaTTAGAATGGAGAAGGTTAATATATGAAGATTGAGAAGTATTGTCAAGATAATAGCAAGAATATTTTGTATTAGTAAAACAATTTCGATAGCATTGCTTAGAAAACCAAAACTACGAACACATACGAAATTActaccataaattttttttcttctttaggaGAATAAGTGATGAATGATTGTTgggttgtctttttttttttttttttttttggtaactagTTGTTTGGGGTGATAATGGTATTACTAATCAAATTCtcttaaattattttactttttgatcACTATATTTCTGTTTACTTTCACATAGGTCACACTTTTTAGCAAGTGTGACTTATGTGAAAGTAAATAGAATTCATATACTTGGATGCTTTCCTTGGTAATTCTACAATCAGAGATGCATTATTCTTGCAATCTAATTTATACTTTATTGCATTGATTGTTGACaaatgataatttataattcaaaatctttctctcttctttcttacTAGGACGTGTTTAACAACTATTATCATATTGTATACACCACAAGATGAAttggatttgagtttttttttttttttttttttttttttttttttttcaataataaattttttatgaggcTTGTTGCACCACAAACAAGTCCGCTCttcaaaaatttcttttgttttcttcttctactaTTTTCTTAGctgatttgttaaaatttaaaatttctgtTTGGCTTCATCTTGCTAGGTTCTTTTTTCATGTTTATTGGTTTATATGCTGTAATTTGGACTACAGCTAAATACCTAGAAGAGATTAAATAAGATATAGTTTTAGTGCaaccacataaattttttagagAACAAAAGtattaaatgtataaaattatcAGAAGCTCAACATAATAAAGTGATTCCATggtatataaaaacaaatttggaCACATATAAACAATTCTATAATTAATACGTTTGCTTTCCCCTTGCCCCTTTTTATGTGTTgtggttcattttttttacatctaatattatttaaataacacctatttattttcaaacatcaccaacaaattattgggcttccctaaatattttttgacTATTATTATGCTACCCCACAACCATTCTTCTTTCTATCACAAAATAGGGCTACAAATATAAAACGCTATAAGACCCAATATTTTTGTAAAGCTTAAtcccaaattatttattttattgagcaaGTTAAAATCTCATTCTTTTCTAAAGTCCAAGAATGTTTATGCTTagcaatatttgaaaagccTATGATTCAAAtacatggcaaaacaattttatcaatggaattccaATCCAAAAgcaaagcccatgattcaatCTCATgacaaattatttattaaaagccCAGTTCTCACTAGCAATATCAAAAAAGCCCAATTGTCACTACCAACATCAAAAAGCCTGGTTCTTGTTGgcaatataaaaacaaaaataaaaaataaaaaaaagcgaAATTCTCACTGGTAATATCAAGAAAGCCCAGTTCTCACAGACAATATCAAGAAAACCTAGTTCTCACTGGCAACATAAAAAAACCCAGTTTTCACtggcaatatcaaaaacccaatttacgttggcactattttatcaaaagcccaagaTTATTAACACCTGGCAAAAATACtgtcataattatttcacttaaaagtccaaTGATGAACAATGTTTCAATTTCTTAAACATTACTATAATCTATGGCAATTATATGTTCTCAAAAATCATGGCAATCATCTTATAAAAGCTCGTGGAAAGtaatttatcttaaaaaattatgatgtttATCTCATACCATATTATAAACCGATGAAATTTGTATAGTAAGAACCCATGGTCACTATTTATATCACAAcattcatattatttattttcaaaactcatgGTAACTATTCATCCTACAAGCTCACCATTTAAATTATGATGTGGTTATCGGGAACCATAAACATTACTTATGATATGGAATtcatcatttcaaaaaaatagtaaatgttgTTTACCAAAGCATTTTGAAGTAATTAAGCTTATGCTGTTATTTTAAATATTGCAACACATTGCCCAAAGACCCATTACAAATAtctatcaaaacccaaaatattcACTAATAATAAGAGCCCATGAGGGATGAAAAACCCATGGCAATATGTGTCCAATTTGTAGGTCCAAATATGCTATAAAAGGAGAACAAGCCCAAGTAAAAAGGGTGATGAACACAGCCTAACCCAAAGGGTCCAATCCATGTGAGCAAGCTTGATCCAAAGAACTCCAGCAAATGTAGAGGACTGAAATAGACAACCAGCTTCCCTTTTGCTCATCCTTGACCAAGGTCCAACTGGAGGCCTCTACAAGAGAACCAAGTCTTTAAGAATGAACTAGGGGCTATCCCATCACTTTTCTGTCACCCTTTCCCATGCTTGTCTCAACCTCATTGGTTGAATATAACCTTAGAGATCCAATCATTTAATGCAAGATTATGCTGATTTTACCCATGTGTGACATTGCCCAAAAAGGCAAGACAGCCCAAAAGAGAATCCACCATTTATAGCCAAATCCTAGGATAATCAAGCCTGCTATTCTGCCTCCTGATCAGTTCTACGTTTTGGACTTTTGCTAATTAATACCTCCCTAAACTCAACTTTAACAGGATAAGCACATCAACCCACAAAACACATGCCAACTCCTCTGAAATTTCTGCCATTCTTGTTACTTTGCTTGTGGTTTAACTCTCCCTAGCTCATAAATCATTCCCTTTAGCCTACACGCACTTAGCTTTAGAcattccctttccttttttgcATATTCTAAGCCCACAAATGCTTCCTAATCAGTAATAAACAACCCTTTACCCGTTAAAGACTTAGTTTCAGCATTAAATCTATCATACCATCACAAGCTTACATACTCACTCACTCAAAACAGCCTATACTACTCCATTCATGCCCCACATATATATTCCCCAAGAATCTTAGTTCAATATTTGTTGCACTGAGCTGGAATCTCTTTCTCCCTTCACACCATACCAAATAACCCCTTTCTTCTCACCATGAaaccattaatttttattttttgttttactcttgaaggatataatgtatttgtaacaATGAAATTCTTCCCTCATATTGATGTAATGATGGCTGAAAGTACAATAGACCCCCCTGACCAAGAAATACAAGGACTTCTAGAAGTGAATACTTTCTTAAATCTATTTAATAATTGACTGCTGGACTAAGTTTAATTTCACCCTACCGTTggagaatttatttttcttgtattatCAAAAAGGGACCACTAACTTACTAATTAACTATTATATAGTATTTTTATTGGGCTTTGCTGCTGTTTTATCAGGGTGCAACCTTTATTTCTTACTTGGATAGGCTTATCACCACACTGAAAGCCTTTGGGCATCATTTCAAGAGCCCATCGTTGAGTTTCGGCTTGA
The Quercus lobata isolate SW786 chromosome 10, ValleyOak3.0 Primary Assembly, whole genome shotgun sequence DNA segment above includes these coding regions:
- the LOC115965726 gene encoding uncharacterized protein C3orf26 homolog: MGSVKPEKSRSLKNPKNKRKKPLAPTNLNNKKKSKKPRIQNPETNNNNNNEIIQKVQQPASASEQLSCFLNQFQSANGVQLSSLELESLKDTCIVELSQDTDQDVENLGKHMKAAFGASWKEVLCGKQVLEGKVDPGSPALLVVSSSALRAIELLRGFRTLTKDCHAIKLFSKHMKVEEQVSLLKNRVNIASGTPSRIKKLIDIEALVLSRLAVILLDIHPDVKGYSLFTLPQVRDEFWDLYKNYFHQRLLEGDLRICLYGPLPSGNEFKGKKST